In Prosthecochloris sp. GSB1, the following proteins share a genomic window:
- a CDS encoding MFS transporter, which translates to MKFEDSMARNEHFPAILKGKFLAAFPAFRSRNFRLYFIGQIVSMIGTWLQMVALGWLVLEMTGSAFQVGVVAAASSLPTLFLSLFGGVIVDRYDRRKILLFTQAASMVLAIVLALFTLTGAVTVPVILVLAFLLGCIGSVATPAIQAFLSEMVDREQLHSAVALNSAIFNASRVIGPAIAGFMISWVGTGGAFMANGLSYLAVIAALLAIRTVSRRTAPHAKQSPLESIREGLSYTWGHPLLRTIVLFVSVVSIFGWSFMSMLPVVAKQTFGLGSGGMGLLFSAFGTGSLFGTVLVSMLSGRMRSDAMVIGGILVFGLGLTAFTFAEGEGIAMLFLFLSGIGMLSAFATMTATVQRLVEEQYRGRVMSIYLMVLLGFIPIGNFQVGFLSEHLGTALAIRIGCVVVLCATLSLFLYRGRIERAWLAYRRTTPRQ; encoded by the coding sequence ATGAAGTTCGAGGATTCGATGGCGCGTAACGAACATTTTCCGGCAATACTGAAAGGGAAGTTTCTTGCGGCTTTTCCCGCTTTCCGGAGCAGGAATTTCCGGCTGTACTTCATCGGCCAGATCGTCTCCATGATCGGTACCTGGCTGCAGATGGTGGCGCTGGGCTGGCTGGTGCTGGAGATGACCGGTTCGGCCTTTCAGGTCGGCGTGGTGGCGGCGGCATCCTCCCTTCCGACTCTTTTCCTCTCGCTTTTCGGCGGCGTGATCGTCGATCGCTACGACCGCAGGAAGATTCTGCTTTTCACCCAGGCCGCCTCGATGGTGCTGGCCATCGTGCTCGCTCTCTTCACGCTTACCGGCGCAGTGACCGTGCCGGTCATTCTGGTGCTCGCGTTTCTTCTCGGCTGCATCGGTTCGGTGGCCACGCCCGCGATCCAGGCTTTTCTCAGCGAGATGGTCGATCGGGAGCAGTTGCATTCAGCCGTAGCGCTCAATTCGGCCATCTTCAACGCTTCCCGTGTGATTGGTCCGGCCATTGCGGGGTTCATGATCTCATGGGTGGGAACGGGAGGGGCGTTCATGGCCAACGGTTTGAGCTACCTTGCCGTCATCGCCGCCTTGCTCGCCATTCGCACGGTCTCCCGGCGGACAGCGCCTCATGCGAAACAGTCTCCTCTGGAATCCATCCGTGAGGGCCTTTCCTATACTTGGGGTCATCCGCTGCTCAGGACGATCGTCCTGTTCGTTTCGGTGGTCTCCATTTTCGGCTGGTCGTTCATGTCGATGCTGCCCGTCGTGGCCAAGCAGACTTTCGGGCTCGGTTCGGGAGGGATGGGGCTGCTGTTTTCCGCCTTCGGCACCGGCTCGCTTTTCGGAACCGTGCTTGTCTCCATGCTGTCGGGACGCATGAGGAGCGACGCGATGGTGATCGGCGGGATACTGGTTTTCGGTCTTGGACTGACGGCGTTCACCTTCGCGGAGGGCGAAGGGATCGCGATGCTTTTCCTCTTTCTGTCGGGCATCGGCATGCTTTCGGCTTTCGCCACGATGACCGCGACGGTGCAGCGCCTGGTAGAGGAGCAATACCGGGGAAGGGTGATGAGTATATACCTCATGGTGCTCCTGGGTTTCATCCCGATCGGCAATTTCCAGGTCGGTTTTCTTTCGGAGCACCTGGGCACGGCGCTCGCCATAAGGATAGGGTGCGTCGTGGTGCTCTGCGCGACCCTGTCGCTCTTTCTGTATCGCGGACGGATAGAGCGAGCCTGGCTTGCGTACAGGCGTACTACCCCGCGACAGTGA
- the recQ gene encoding DNA helicase RecQ, with protein MTNTIHLDKTRRTAFSDRQILDTLGKVFGFSEFRPNQEGIVRAILEGRDVFAVMPTGGGKSLCYQLPSMLLPGTCMVVSPLIALMKDQVDGAKANGIRAACLNSSLKPEEQASVRRDLLAGSVDLLYVAPERFALDSFRQLLGQINVGLAVVDEAHCISEWGHDFRPDYLSLSALVELFPDSPVAAFTATATPKVQDDILRKLSLREPCTVRASFDRPNLFYDIRFKEKLADQLVQLLKDNSGRAGIVYRTSRKSVNETAAMLQSKGFRALPYHAGLNDDDRRRNQEAFIRDEADVIVATIAFGMGIDKSNIRFVIHADLPKSIESYYQETGRAGRDGEPARCTMFFSRSDIPKARFFIDTIENETERAEALDALQKLVALASTSVCRRKTLLDHFGEAYRRENCGGCDICVGTRETIDCTVEAQMLLSAVARTEQRFGAMHIVDIVTGSRNRKILDFGHDRLKTWGVGREKGKKFWKQLIDELLAQKIVARAEGLYPALYLLDKAVAVLKGETTVHMARAQEQEKKPDKAGRGTAEESCDRELFELLRSLRKEIADEQGVPPYIVFSDRSLRDMASSFPVTAEAMLSVPGVGEVKLERYGRRFLQLIRRYREEHPESSFSP; from the coding sequence ATGACGAACACGATCCACCTTGACAAAACCCGGCGAACCGCCTTTTCCGACAGGCAGATTCTCGACACTCTCGGCAAGGTGTTCGGTTTCAGCGAGTTCCGGCCGAACCAGGAAGGAATCGTCCGGGCGATTCTCGAGGGACGGGACGTGTTCGCCGTGATGCCTACCGGAGGAGGCAAATCGCTCTGCTACCAGCTTCCCTCCATGCTGCTTCCAGGAACCTGCATGGTCGTCAGTCCGCTGATCGCGCTCATGAAAGACCAGGTGGACGGCGCGAAGGCGAACGGCATCCGCGCGGCCTGCCTCAACAGCTCGCTCAAGCCGGAAGAGCAGGCGAGCGTCCGGCGCGACCTGCTCGCCGGCTCGGTCGACCTCCTCTATGTCGCACCGGAACGGTTCGCGCTCGACAGCTTCCGCCAGTTGCTCGGACAAATAAACGTAGGACTGGCGGTGGTCGACGAGGCGCACTGCATTTCCGAATGGGGACACGACTTCCGGCCGGACTACCTGTCGCTCTCGGCCCTGGTCGAACTCTTTCCCGATTCACCCGTGGCCGCGTTCACGGCGACCGCGACACCGAAAGTGCAAGACGACATCCTCCGTAAACTCTCCCTTCGCGAGCCCTGTACCGTGCGCGCATCCTTCGACCGCCCCAACCTTTTCTACGATATCCGCTTCAAGGAAAAACTCGCGGATCAGCTCGTGCAGCTCCTGAAAGACAATTCCGGCAGGGCAGGCATCGTCTACCGCACGAGCCGCAAAAGCGTGAACGAAACAGCCGCCATGCTGCAATCGAAGGGATTTCGCGCCCTTCCCTACCACGCCGGGCTGAACGACGATGACCGCCGCAGAAACCAGGAAGCCTTCATCCGCGACGAAGCCGACGTGATCGTGGCCACGATAGCTTTCGGCATGGGCATCGACAAATCTAACATCCGCTTCGTGATCCACGCGGACCTGCCGAAAAGCATCGAAAGCTATTATCAGGAAACCGGCAGGGCCGGGCGGGACGGGGAACCGGCGCGCTGCACGATGTTCTTCTCCCGGTCGGACATCCCGAAGGCCCGCTTCTTCATCGACACGATCGAGAATGAAACCGAACGGGCGGAAGCCCTCGACGCACTGCAGAAGCTCGTTGCGCTCGCCTCGACGTCGGTCTGTCGGCGCAAAACGCTGCTCGACCATTTCGGCGAGGCGTATCGCCGGGAAAACTGCGGAGGATGCGACATCTGCGTCGGCACGAGGGAAACGATCGATTGCACGGTCGAAGCCCAGATGCTGCTCTCGGCGGTAGCGCGCACCGAGCAACGGTTCGGCGCGATGCATATCGTCGATATCGTAACCGGCAGCCGAAACCGGAAAATCCTCGATTTCGGCCATGATCGCCTGAAAACATGGGGCGTCGGCCGGGAAAAAGGCAAGAAGTTCTGGAAACAGCTCATCGACGAACTGCTGGCGCAGAAGATCGTCGCCAGAGCCGAGGGGCTCTACCCGGCGCTCTACCTGCTGGACAAGGCCGTGGCGGTGCTGAAAGGCGAGACGACGGTACACATGGCGCGGGCGCAGGAACAGGAAAAGAAACCGGACAAGGCTGGCAGGGGAACGGCGGAGGAGAGCTGCGACCGTGAGCTTTTCGAACTGCTGCGGTCGCTGAGAAAAGAAATCGCCGACGAACAGGGCGTCCCGCCCTATATCGTCTTTTCCGACCGCTCGCTCCGTGACATGGCCTCCTCTTTCCCGGTAACCGCGGAAGCGATGCTCTCGGTACCGGGAGTGGGCGAAGTGAAACTGGAGCGCTACGGCCGCCGCTTCCTCCAGTTGATCAGAAGGTACCGCGAGGAGCATCCTGAAAGCAGCTTCTCACCCTGA
- the arsS gene encoding arsenosugar biosynthesis radical SAM (seleno)protein ArsS (Some members of this family are selenoproteins.): MEEKLSLHKRTSPLAAPSEQVRVLEATDCAIPAFCSKIAETGDEPLCADGVNVLQVNTGYRCNLFCRHCHVDAAPDRPEMMSRETMHYCLEVLSGSSSIRTLDITGGAPEMNPELPWLLEEARRRMPEGEILVRTNLVILVSGEKYRCFPELFRRYRVTLIASLPCYTRENVDAQRSEGAFDRSIEALGTLNALGYGREGSGLELNLVYNPGGPVLPGEQQGLENGYRKRLREDHGVSFNHLYTIANMPVGRFLESLLDEGRFCQYMNLLFSHFNPMAVGNLMCRSTLSVGWDGALYDCDFNQMLQRSLLPPSPRHISDFDEASLARRVIALGQHCYGCAAGAGSSCQGALL, from the coding sequence ATGGAAGAAAAGCTTTCCCTTCACAAGCGAACGAGTCCTCTCGCCGCGCCTTCGGAGCAGGTCCGGGTGCTCGAAGCCACCGACTGCGCCATTCCGGCGTTTTGTTCGAAGATTGCCGAAACGGGCGATGAGCCGCTTTGCGCCGATGGCGTCAACGTGTTGCAGGTCAATACCGGTTACCGCTGCAACCTGTTCTGTCGGCATTGCCATGTCGACGCTGCACCGGATCGTCCGGAAATGATGAGCCGGGAGACCATGCACTATTGCCTCGAAGTACTTTCCGGGAGCTCTTCTATTCGAACGCTCGACATTACCGGCGGGGCGCCGGAAATGAACCCTGAACTTCCCTGGCTCCTCGAGGAGGCGAGAAGACGCATGCCCGAAGGCGAGATCCTCGTCAGGACCAATCTCGTGATTCTCGTCTCGGGAGAGAAGTACCGGTGTTTTCCCGAACTCTTCAGGCGTTACCGTGTGACGCTGATAGCTTCCCTGCCGTGCTATACCCGCGAAAACGTCGATGCACAGCGGAGCGAGGGTGCGTTCGACCGCTCGATAGAGGCGCTCGGAACGCTCAATGCGCTCGGATACGGCAGGGAAGGAAGCGGCCTGGAGCTGAACCTTGTCTACAACCCCGGCGGTCCGGTTCTTCCCGGAGAGCAGCAGGGGCTCGAAAACGGGTACAGAAAACGTCTGCGCGAAGACCACGGCGTCTCGTTCAACCATCTCTACACCATTGCCAACATGCCGGTCGGCAGGTTTCTCGAAAGCCTGCTCGACGAAGGCCGCTTCTGCCAATACATGAACCTGCTTTTCTCGCACTTCAATCCAATGGCAGTCGGCAACCTGATGTGCAGAAGCACGCTCTCCGTCGGCTGGGACGGAGCGCTGTATGACTGCGATTTCAACCAGATGTTGCAGCGTTCTCTTCTGCCTCCGTCTCCACGACATATCAGTGATTTCGACGAAGCGTCGCTCGCTCGAAGAGTCATCGCGCTCGGCCAGCACTGTTACGGGTGCGCCGCAGGAGCGGGATCGAGTTGCCAGGGAGCGCTGCTGTAG
- a CDS encoding DUF2914 domain-containing protein, producing MKERSTFGPDGVKLVGKLVEARESLGLTLDDISAKTRIRKEFLRSIESGDLSLLPSVYVHVFLKKYARTVGFRDWGLVERCRKEFGIPSPSTLAGNAGDAVRDEELQDVADDELGGNVVTKDSREDIGEEAVRPLRMEHLLDRRLVSLAVVVVVGIAMVFALTALVRSFSGPFSGTASFSGGSREPAASTLWTVVDSPGGTPVVGQAAKKFRGAPGAGVPAASKAVSEKDAAVSVPDSEAEHTEPDRGGFVLRSAFSKGFDEKAREPVGQLSGPVQEAGKVYYFSEVLSQQGKRLYHLWEYEGRLIKKISVGRAGSSRWRVWSEKTLPSGMTGTWTVKVVTGDGALLHSESIEYNGR from the coding sequence ATGAAAGAAAGAAGCACGTTCGGCCCTGACGGAGTGAAACTCGTCGGGAAACTCGTCGAAGCCAGGGAGAGTCTCGGGCTGACGCTCGACGATATCAGTGCGAAGACCAGGATACGAAAGGAGTTTCTGCGTTCGATCGAATCGGGCGATTTATCTCTCCTGCCGTCGGTCTATGTTCACGTGTTTTTGAAAAAGTATGCCAGGACCGTCGGCTTCAGGGACTGGGGGCTGGTCGAGCGCTGCAGAAAGGAGTTCGGCATTCCAAGCCCCTCTACCCTTGCAGGGAACGCGGGTGACGCGGTGAGGGACGAAGAGCTTCAGGACGTCGCCGACGACGAGCTTGGCGGGAACGTCGTGACGAAGGATAGCCGGGAAGATATCGGTGAAGAAGCGGTCAGGCCTTTGCGGATGGAGCATCTGCTTGACCGGCGCCTCGTTTCATTGGCAGTTGTCGTCGTCGTCGGCATCGCGATGGTTTTCGCATTGACGGCCCTCGTCCGTTCATTTTCCGGACCCTTTTCCGGAACGGCATCGTTCTCCGGCGGTTCGCGTGAGCCCGCAGCCTCGACGCTCTGGACGGTCGTTGATTCTCCCGGAGGAACGCCGGTCGTCGGGCAGGCTGCAAAAAAGTTTCGGGGAGCGCCCGGAGCCGGGGTGCCGGCTGCTTCGAAAGCGGTATCCGAAAAAGACGCAGCCGTTTCGGTTCCTGATAGCGAAGCAGAACATACCGAGCCTGATCGCGGGGGATTTGTCCTGCGCTCGGCGTTTAGTAAGGGGTTCGACGAAAAGGCGCGCGAGCCTGTCGGCCAGCTTTCAGGACCGGTGCAAGAGGCGGGTAAGGTGTATTATTTCAGTGAGGTTCTGAGCCAGCAAGGGAAGCGGCTCTACCATCTCTGGGAATACGAGGGGCGCCTGATAAAGAAGATTTCAGTCGGCAGGGCAGGAAGTTCGAGATGGAGGGTATGGTCCGAAAAGACGCTCCCTTCCGGAATGACCGGTACCTGGACGGTCAAGGTCGTTACCGGGGACGGGGCCCTGCTGCATTCCGAAAGTATCGAGTATAACGGTAGATGA
- a CDS encoding putative monovalent cation/H+ antiporter subunit A: MLGLIATGFLASALAPVLYRRYRENFGWIAVTFPLYMFFSFLSRYPRVAAGEQIRETLPWVPSLGVNFSFLLDGLSLTFALIVTLVGAAVFLFAGAYMKGYEHAGRFFLSIGFFMTSMLGLVLSDNMLLLFVFWELTSVSSFLLIGFNHHKESSRKSALQALLVTGGGGLAMLAGILLLGNVTGTYEISSFYDMNSLITSHAFYPAIVVLLLLGAFTKSAQFPFHFWLPNAMEAPTPVSAYLHSATMVKAGIYLIARLNHEIGGTPLWQDTVLVTGAVTMLFTAALAFRQNDLKKLLAYSTLAVLGTLVMLLGIGSKLAIKAFFIYLIAHSLYKGALFLVAGTLDHEAGTRDVRMLGGLRKQMPVTAATAALASFSMMGVIPLVGFIGKETVYKSVLELESWGVPLISVAVVANAFVVMVTLFAGFRPFWGKRVTTPKHPHEAPLKMLIGPGVLALLGLLFGLFPNVFIASMLEQSARSILSETLSLKIELWQGFNLVLLLSFLTLLLGLFLYFLRFRTEERFAGFALPGFVKPSTWYETSLRGLLAFSRIQTTVIQNGYLRNYIIVIIVTAMSMAFYALFRAADRAIIVPDLSITFYEAALGFIIVVSTFLLMVSRSRLKSIVALGVLGFSIGIIFVIYGAPDVALTTFAIETLNVILFVLVLYRLPRFLKLSRSPNRARDALIALSVGAFMTMMVLYATSFELSSELKEFFASASLSEGKGRNVVNVILVDFRAIDTLGEITVLAIAAMGVVALLKLKSGKGA, from the coding sequence TTGCTGGGACTTATAGCCACAGGATTTCTGGCGTCCGCGCTGGCGCCCGTTCTCTATAGACGATACAGGGAAAACTTCGGCTGGATCGCCGTTACGTTTCCCCTGTACATGTTTTTCAGCTTTCTTTCCCGTTATCCCAGGGTCGCGGCCGGGGAGCAGATTCGGGAGACGCTGCCCTGGGTTCCTTCTCTCGGGGTGAACTTCTCCTTTTTGCTCGACGGGCTGAGTCTGACCTTCGCGCTCATCGTCACGCTTGTCGGGGCGGCGGTCTTTCTCTTCGCCGGAGCCTACATGAAAGGGTATGAACATGCCGGGAGATTTTTTCTCTCTATCGGCTTCTTCATGACATCGATGCTCGGCCTCGTGCTTTCGGACAACATGCTTTTGCTGTTTGTCTTCTGGGAACTGACGAGCGTCAGTTCGTTTCTGCTCATCGGCTTCAATCATCACAAGGAATCCTCCCGAAAATCGGCCTTGCAGGCCCTGCTTGTGACCGGCGGCGGCGGGCTCGCGATGCTGGCGGGCATTCTGTTGCTCGGAAACGTGACCGGTACGTACGAGATTTCGTCGTTCTACGACATGAACAGCCTGATCACAAGCCATGCGTTCTATCCGGCGATCGTCGTGCTGCTGTTGCTCGGAGCGTTCACCAAATCTGCTCAGTTTCCGTTTCATTTCTGGCTGCCGAACGCCATGGAAGCGCCGACGCCGGTCAGCGCCTACCTGCATTCTGCGACCATGGTAAAGGCCGGAATTTACCTGATAGCGAGACTGAATCATGAAATCGGCGGCACGCCGCTCTGGCAGGACACCGTCCTGGTGACGGGAGCGGTGACCATGCTCTTCACCGCGGCGCTCGCCTTCCGGCAGAACGACCTGAAAAAACTGCTTGCCTATTCGACCCTTGCTGTACTCGGCACGCTCGTGATGCTGCTCGGTATCGGTTCGAAGCTTGCGATCAAGGCGTTCTTCATCTATCTCATAGCGCACTCTCTCTACAAAGGGGCGTTATTTCTCGTTGCCGGGACGCTCGACCACGAGGCCGGCACGCGCGATGTGAGGATGCTTGGCGGGCTGAGGAAGCAGATGCCGGTCACTGCCGCTACCGCCGCGCTCGCGTCGTTTTCCATGATGGGTGTGATTCCTCTTGTAGGATTCATCGGCAAGGAAACCGTCTACAAATCCGTCCTCGAACTCGAATCCTGGGGGGTGCCGCTTATCAGCGTGGCTGTCGTTGCGAACGCTTTTGTCGTCATGGTAACGCTGTTTGCCGGTTTCAGGCCGTTCTGGGGGAAGCGGGTCACAACGCCTAAACACCCGCACGAGGCGCCGTTGAAGATGCTTATCGGGCCGGGCGTGCTGGCGCTGCTTGGCCTGCTGTTCGGCCTTTTTCCGAATGTATTCATCGCTTCCATGCTCGAGCAGTCGGCTCGAAGCATTCTTTCCGAAACGCTGAGCCTGAAAATCGAGTTGTGGCAAGGGTTCAATCTGGTGCTTCTGCTCAGTTTCCTTACCCTTCTGCTCGGCCTTTTCCTGTATTTCCTCCGATTTCGAACGGAAGAGCGGTTCGCCGGTTTCGCGCTTCCGGGTTTCGTGAAGCCTTCGACATGGTACGAAACCTCTCTCAGGGGACTGCTGGCCTTTTCGCGGATACAGACAACCGTCATCCAGAACGGTTATCTCCGCAACTACATCATCGTGATCATTGTGACCGCAATGTCGATGGCTTTCTACGCACTCTTCCGTGCGGCGGACCGGGCTATAATCGTTCCGGACCTGTCGATTACTTTTTATGAGGCAGCGCTGGGGTTCATCATCGTGGTATCGACCTTCTTGCTGATGGTTTCCCGTTCGAGACTCAAATCGATCGTGGCTCTCGGCGTGCTCGGTTTTTCGATCGGGATTATTTTCGTCATATACGGAGCTCCCGACGTGGCGCTGACGACGTTCGCCATCGAGACGCTCAACGTCATTCTTTTTGTGCTTGTGCTCTACCGGTTGCCGCGCTTTCTGAAGCTTTCCCGTTCACCCAACAGGGCGAGAGACGCGCTGATTGCCTTGAGCGTCGGCGCTTTCATGACCATGATGGTGCTTTATGCCACATCGTTCGAACTGTCGTCGGAACTCAAGGAGTTTTTTGCCTCGGCAAGTCTTTCCGAAGGCAAAGGCCGGAACGTGGTCAATGTGATACTGGTTGATTTCCGGGCAATCGACACTCTTGGAGAAATTACCGTGCTGGCCATCGCGGCGATGGGGGTTGTCGCGCTTCTGAAACTCAAATCAGGCAAGGGGGCGTGA
- a CDS encoding Na+/H+ antiporter subunit B, which translates to MYSVILATASRYLLLLLLIFSVFLLLRGHNEPGGGFVGGLVAAAAYALYFIANGIEEARRIVRFDPLLIVASGLLCAASSTLPSLIAGKPFMEAVWIDTGLSFVGKVGTPLLFDLGVYGLVLGITLAIIFSLAEEDTMP; encoded by the coding sequence ATGTATTCCGTTATTCTCGCTACGGCGTCCCGCTATCTTTTACTGCTTCTCCTGATCTTCTCAGTGTTTCTGCTGCTGCGAGGACACAACGAGCCCGGCGGCGGATTCGTCGGAGGGCTCGTGGCGGCCGCGGCATACGCGCTGTATTTCATTGCCAACGGCATCGAGGAAGCAAGGCGTATCGTTCGCTTCGATCCTTTGCTGATCGTTGCTTCCGGCCTGCTCTGCGCCGCCTCGAGCACGTTGCCTTCCCTGATTGCGGGCAAGCCGTTCATGGAGGCGGTCTGGATCGATACGGGGCTGTCGTTTGTAGGAAAGGTCGGAACCCCCCTGCTCTTCGATCTGGGCGTCTACGGACTCGTGCTGGGCATAACGCTCGCCATCATCTTTTCGCTGGCCGAGGAGGACACAATGCCATGA
- a CDS encoding Na+/H+ antiporter subunit C, which yields MTVLLALLVGVLYAGGIYLILRRSMVKVIFGLILLGHAANLMIFTVGRLTKGAPAFVQEGASGLAEPYADPLPQALILTAIVIGFGVQAFTIVLFKRTYQTLGTEDLDEMTSTDRLPPGGSS from the coding sequence ATGACCGTTCTGCTTGCGTTGCTTGTCGGTGTGCTGTATGCGGGAGGAATCTATCTCATCCTGAGGAGGAGCATGGTTAAGGTCATTTTCGGCCTGATTCTCCTCGGACATGCGGCAAATCTCATGATCTTCACCGTAGGGCGCCTGACGAAAGGAGCCCCCGCGTTCGTCCAGGAGGGCGCATCGGGACTGGCTGAACCCTATGCCGATCCGCTGCCACAGGCATTGATCCTGACTGCGATCGTGATCGGATTCGGCGTGCAGGCTTTCACGATCGTGCTTTTCAAGAGGACCTACCAGACGCTCGGCACCGAAGATCTCGATGAAATGACAAGCACCGATCGATTGCCGCCGGGAGGGTCGTCATGA
- a CDS encoding Na+/H+ antiporter subunit D: MNGLIVFPVFLPFLAAVIMLLFRRNLPAQRALHLLSTVLLFSVSLLISGRVLAGGTLSLQVGGWQAPFGITFAVDLLSAVMVVATAFIAVTTALFSLGSIDEQREHYFFYPLMQLLLMGINGAFLTGDIFNLYVWFEVMLISSFVLLVLGGRPEQLEGAIKYVTLNLLSSAIFLAAVGILYGMAGTLNMADLAAKLPYIGHRDLLSVVAVLFLITFGVKSAIFPLFFWLPASYHTPPAAVSAIFAGLLTKVGVYAIMRFFTTIFTLEETPFIHQILLWASALTMVTGVLGAIAQYDVRKLLSFHIVSQIGYMIFAVAIQSPLAIAAGLFYIVHNIVAKTNLFYISGIIGRLAGSWNLREIGGLYAAYPLFSLLFLVPALGLAGIPPLSGFWAKLLVIRAGVETGQFLISGLALMVGMLTLFSMIKIWNEAFWKDDPRGNGHVGEAYYALGYAKKVMMILPVVLLGLVTVLSGLWFEPVFTLMERASSDLLSPEAYIRAVTGGGA, from the coding sequence ATGAACGGATTGATTGTCTTCCCGGTTTTTCTGCCGTTTCTTGCCGCGGTGATCATGCTGCTGTTCCGCCGAAACCTTCCGGCGCAGCGTGCGTTGCATCTGCTCTCAACCGTTTTGCTGTTCTCCGTTTCGTTGTTGATCAGCGGACGGGTTCTTGCAGGCGGGACGCTATCGCTCCAGGTAGGCGGCTGGCAGGCGCCTTTCGGCATCACGTTTGCGGTGGACCTGCTTTCGGCGGTCATGGTTGTGGCGACGGCCTTCATTGCCGTCACCACCGCGCTTTTTTCGCTTGGAAGTATCGACGAGCAGCGGGAGCATTATTTTTTCTATCCCCTGATGCAGTTGCTTCTGATGGGGATCAACGGGGCGTTTCTCACAGGAGACATTTTCAATCTCTATGTCTGGTTCGAGGTGATGCTGATTTCCTCGTTCGTTTTGCTGGTGCTTGGCGGCCGCCCGGAACAGCTCGAAGGCGCGATCAAATATGTCACTCTGAACCTCCTGTCTTCGGCGATTTTTCTCGCTGCCGTGGGGATTCTCTACGGTATGGCGGGCACGCTCAACATGGCGGATCTCGCCGCAAAACTGCCCTATATCGGGCACCGGGACCTGCTTTCGGTCGTCGCGGTGCTGTTCCTGATCACCTTTGGGGTCAAATCAGCGATTTTCCCTCTCTTTTTCTGGCTTCCGGCTTCTTACCATACTCCGCCGGCCGCTGTTTCAGCCATCTTCGCCGGGCTGCTCACCAAGGTGGGGGTTTACGCGATCATGCGGTTCTTCACCACGATTTTCACTCTGGAAGAGACGCCGTTCATCCACCAGATCCTGCTCTGGGCGTCCGCTTTGACGATGGTGACCGGAGTGCTCGGCGCCATCGCGCAATACGATGTGCGCAAACTGCTCTCCTTTCATATCGTCAGCCAGATCGGCTACATGATCTTTGCTGTGGCAATCCAGTCACCCCTGGCTATAGCAGCGGGACTTTTCTACATCGTTCACAACATCGTCGCAAAAACGAACCTTTTCTATATCAGCGGTATCATCGGGCGTCTGGCGGGCTCATGGAATCTCCGGGAGATTGGAGGCCTGTATGCAGCCTATCCCCTGTTCAGCCTGCTGTTCCTCGTGCCTGCGCTCGGTCTGGCGGGAATACCTCCGCTGTCGGGATTCTGGGCGAAGCTGCTGGTGATCAGGGCAGGAGTCGAAACCGGACAGTTTCTGATTTCCGGCCTCGCCCTGATGGTGGGGATGCTGACGCTCTTCTCGATGATCAAAATCTGGAACGAAGCCTTCTGGAAGGACGATCCTCGCGGTAACGGCCATGTCGGCGAGGCATATTATGCCTTGGGCTATGCGAAAAAAGTGATGATGATTCTCCCTGTCGTTCTTCTGGGGCTGGTCACGGTTCTTTCCGGCCTCTGGTTCGAGCCGGTTTTCACCCTCATGGAACGAGCCTCGTCTGATCTCCTGAGCCCTGAAGCGTATATCCGCGCTGTTACGGGAGGCGGTGCATGA
- a CDS encoding Na+/H+ antiporter subunit E, whose product MNLLLVNILLAVAWMMLSGEVTAGTFTSGLVIGYVLLWLSRAAWGDSRYFSKIPQVALFLLYFLKELVIANLKVAFDIVTPKDYMEPGIIAVPLDVKSDIEITLFANLVTLTPGTLSLDVSPDRRTLYVHALYVEDPARFRYELKNGLEKRLIEVMR is encoded by the coding sequence ATGAACCTGCTTCTCGTCAATATACTGCTGGCCGTGGCATGGATGATGCTTTCAGGCGAGGTGACCGCCGGAACGTTCACCTCCGGCCTTGTCATCGGTTATGTACTGCTATGGCTTTCGCGGGCGGCGTGGGGCGATAGCCGTTATTTTTCGAAAATTCCCCAGGTAGCCCTGTTTTTGCTGTATTTTCTGAAGGAACTCGTGATCGCGAACTTGAAGGTGGCTTTCGACATTGTCACCCCTAAGGATTACATGGAGCCGGGTATCATTGCCGTGCCGCTCGATGTGAAGAGCGATATCGAGATTACGCTGTTCGCCAATCTTGTGACGTTGACCCCGGGGACGCTGAGTCTCGACGTGTCACCCGACCGGCGCACGCTCTATGTTCACGCACTCTATGTCGAGGATCCCGCCAGGTTCCGTTATGAACTCAAGAACGGACTTGAAAAAAGATTGATCGAGGTGATGAGATGA
- a CDS encoding monovalent cation/H+ antiporter complex subunit F, translating into MSFMEFAVQASVIFIGLSILAIFLRLVIGPSIEDRIVALDLLSANAIAFIAVYSIQKNTTTFLDVGIIVALLAFLGTVAFAFYLGRRKKT; encoded by the coding sequence ATGAGTTTCATGGAATTTGCGGTCCAGGCGTCGGTGATCTTTATCGGCCTGTCGATCCTGGCAATCTTTTTGCGGTTGGTCATCGGCCCGTCGATCGAGGACCGTATCGTGGCTCTGGACCTGCTTTCGGCCAACGCGATTGCGTTCATCGCCGTCTATTCGATCCAGAAAAACACCACGACGTTTCTCGACGTCGGTATTATCGTCGCTCTTTTGGCCTTTCTGGGAACGGTGGCCTTCGCTTTTTATCTGGGAAGGAGGAAAAAAACATGA